From Sphingomonas bisphenolicum, one genomic window encodes:
- a CDS encoding CYTH and CHAD domain-containing protein yields MGLQPEIELKLDLAPEAADMFAQWPSLPADSQTAALHATYFDTPDHQLGKRGMSLRIRRSGRRRVQTVKADGRDGAGLFARDEWEMPVRGAKPVLDARTPVVALLGEAVAEVDKLFTVDVQRRTWAVTQDNATIELVLDRGAIMVAGREQAICEIELELKAGEPAALFALARRIDADIAVRPGVLSKAERGYRLTEALPAAIKAEPVALDPSMTIRQVFLRIGAACLRHYRLNEALLLDHYTPGALHQARVAIRRLRSALKLFAPLLPTADLARFQGELRWLAAVLGEARDLDVLMPRIADGAMRVPLEEAQAAAHDHVLQWLASARVRMLLLDLVEWLALGAGMGAKASRSAAPFAATRLRRLRKRIAKEGKSMVRLSDGARHEVRKDAKKLRYGAEFFAGLFDEKKKHRSRQKAFLGKLEAMQDVLGALNDLVATPAILARHGLPGDIGAGGAEKADLLAAAARAHGELVDARRFWT; encoded by the coding sequence ATGGGCTTGCAACCGGAAATCGAACTGAAGCTGGACCTGGCGCCGGAAGCGGCGGACATGTTCGCGCAATGGCCGTCGCTGCCGGCCGATAGTCAGACGGCTGCGTTGCACGCCACCTATTTCGACACGCCCGATCATCAGCTCGGCAAACGGGGCATGAGCCTGCGCATCCGGCGGTCGGGCCGGCGGCGCGTCCAGACGGTGAAGGCCGATGGCCGCGATGGCGCGGGCCTGTTCGCGCGCGACGAATGGGAGATGCCGGTGCGCGGCGCCAAGCCGGTGCTGGACGCGCGCACGCCGGTCGTTGCGCTGCTGGGGGAAGCGGTGGCGGAAGTGGATAAGCTCTTTACCGTCGATGTGCAGCGCCGGACCTGGGCGGTGACGCAGGACAATGCGACGATCGAGCTGGTGCTGGATCGCGGGGCCATAATGGTGGCCGGGCGGGAACAGGCGATCTGCGAGATCGAGCTGGAACTGAAGGCGGGCGAACCGGCGGCGCTGTTCGCGCTGGCGCGGCGGATCGATGCAGACATCGCCGTGCGACCCGGCGTCCTGAGCAAGGCGGAGCGCGGCTATCGACTGACCGAGGCGCTGCCAGCCGCGATCAAGGCGGAGCCGGTGGCGCTCGATCCTTCCATGACGATTCGCCAGGTCTTCCTGCGGATCGGTGCGGCCTGCCTGCGTCATTATCGGCTGAACGAAGCGCTGCTGCTGGACCATTATACGCCCGGAGCGCTGCATCAGGCGCGAGTCGCGATCCGACGGCTGCGATCCGCGCTGAAATTGTTCGCGCCGCTGTTGCCGACGGCGGATCTTGCCCGCTTTCAGGGCGAATTGCGCTGGCTGGCCGCTGTGCTGGGCGAGGCGCGCGACCTGGACGTGCTGATGCCGCGGATCGCCGACGGCGCGATGCGCGTGCCGCTGGAAGAGGCGCAGGCGGCGGCGCACGATCATGTCCTGCAATGGCTGGCGTCTGCGCGGGTGCGGATGCTGCTGCTCGATCTTGTCGAATGGCTGGCGCTGGGCGCGGGCATGGGCGCGAAAGCCAGTCGGTCGGCCGCCCCTTTCGCCGCGACGCGCCTGCGCAGGCTGCGCAAGCGTATCGCCAAGGAGGGCAAGTCTATGGTGCGGCTGAGCGACGGAGCGCGTCATGAGGTGCGCAAGGATGCCAAGAAGCTGCGCTATGGCGCTGAATTCTTTGCCGGACTGTTCGATGAAAAAAAGAAGCATCGCAGCCGGCAAAAGGCATTTCTGGGCAAGCTGGAAGCCATGCAGGACGTGCTGGGTGCGCTCAACGATCTGGTCGCCACGCCCGCGATCCTGGCCCGCCATGGACTGCCGGGCGATATCGGAGCGGGCGGGGCGGAGAAGGCGGACCTGCTCGCCGCAGCGGCGCGCGCGCATGGCGAACTTGTCGATGCGCGCCGTTTCTGGACCTGA
- the trpC gene encoding indole-3-glycerol phosphate synthase TrpC, translating into MTNKLIEICDFKREDVARRRAATSVSALHARASEQTPPRGFRQALDNAARTGFGLIAEVKKASPSKGLIRADFDPPAHARAYAAGGAACLSVLTDEPYFQGHDDYLMAARSACAVPVLRKDFLVDPWQVLESRSLGADAILIIVAALDDGQMQEIEDAALGLGMDALIEVHDEAELERALKLRSRLIGVNNRDLRDFSVDFARTYELVGKAPEGCTFVAESGLTGHADLVAMADHGVRCFLVGETLMRQADVEAATHNLLTGA; encoded by the coding sequence ATGACCAACAAGCTGATCGAAATCTGCGATTTCAAACGTGAAGACGTCGCCCGCCGCCGGGCCGCGACCAGCGTGTCGGCGCTCCACGCCCGCGCCAGCGAGCAGACGCCCCCGCGCGGCTTCCGCCAGGCGCTGGACAATGCCGCCCGCACGGGTTTCGGCCTGATCGCGGAAGTGAAGAAGGCCAGTCCCTCCAAAGGGCTGATCCGCGCCGATTTCGATCCGCCCGCCCATGCGCGGGCCTATGCGGCCGGTGGCGCCGCCTGCCTCTCCGTCCTGACCGACGAACCCTATTTTCAGGGTCATGACGATTATCTGATGGCCGCCCGATCGGCCTGCGCGGTGCCGGTGTTGCGCAAGGATTTCCTGGTCGATCCCTGGCAGGTGCTGGAAAGCCGGTCGCTCGGCGCCGACGCGATCCTCATCATCGTCGCCGCGCTGGACGATGGCCAGATGCAGGAAATAGAAGACGCCGCCCTGGGCCTCGGCATGGACGCCCTGATCGAGGTGCATGACGAAGCCGAACTGGAACGCGCACTGAAGCTCCGCTCGCGCCTGATCGGCGTGAACAATCGCGACCTGCGCGATTTCAGCGTCGATTTCGCTCGCACCTATGAACTGGTGGGCAAGGCGCCCGAAGGCTGCACCTTTGTCGCAGAAAGCGGCCTGACCGGCCATGCCGATCTCGTCGCCATGGCCGATCATGGCGTGCGCTGCTTCCTGGTCGGTGAAACGCTGATGCGCCAGGCCGATGTCGAGGCGGCGACGCACAATCTGCTGACGGGCGCATGA
- a CDS encoding type II secretion system protein N produces the protein MRVPFSDRMRGFGRGKTAAIPTIDWLGLLERVLLVLLALQLVRLIWAVVAPVGSFGPWEGRQAQILSPSARQALFASFDPFFRTGAPQQAGSGVVTSLALTLYGVRLNEGSGLGSAIIAAPDGVQNSFAVGDEILPGVALKAVAFDHVTIDRGGAEEQIFIDQSTPAPEAEPAAAVASVQGAGWQSAAPPPPAAPGAGPTVDSLKRDIGFAPRLQNGRVTGLAVMAKGPTFAGAGFRPGDIISQINGQPIGSAGDLQSLQNQIAPGARLSLTVERGAAVASVNIIVQGQ, from the coding sequence ATGCGAGTGCCATTTAGCGACAGGATGCGCGGCTTCGGACGCGGGAAGACGGCGGCCATTCCCACGATCGACTGGCTTGGGCTGCTCGAACGGGTGTTGCTCGTCCTGCTGGCTTTGCAACTGGTACGGCTGATCTGGGCGGTCGTGGCGCCGGTCGGCAGCTTCGGACCGTGGGAAGGGCGTCAGGCGCAGATATTGTCGCCCAGCGCGCGGCAGGCGCTGTTCGCCAGCTTCGATCCCTTTTTCCGCACGGGCGCGCCGCAACAGGCGGGTAGTGGCGTCGTCACTTCGCTGGCGCTGACGCTGTATGGCGTGCGGCTGAACGAAGGGTCGGGGCTTGGATCGGCCATCATCGCCGCGCCCGACGGGGTGCAGAACAGCTTCGCCGTCGGCGATGAGATCCTGCCGGGCGTGGCGCTGAAGGCCGTGGCGTTCGATCATGTGACGATCGACCGGGGCGGCGCGGAAGAACAGATTTTCATCGACCAGTCGACCCCGGCCCCCGAAGCCGAACCCGCCGCTGCGGTCGCCTCGGTTCAGGGCGCTGGCTGGCAGAGCGCCGCCCCACCGCCACCCGCCGCACCCGGCGCCGGTCCGACCGTGGACAGCCTGAAGCGCGACATCGGTTTTGCCCCGCGGTTGCAGAACGGCCGTGTCACCGGCCTTGCGGTCATGGCTAAGGGGCCGACCTTCGCGGGCGCGGGCTTCCGGCCCGGCGACATCATCAGCCAGATCAATGGCCAGCCGATCGGATCGGCCGGCGACCTCCAGTCTCTCCAGAACCAGATCGCGCCCGGCGCGCGCCTTTCCCTCACCGTCGAGCGCGGCGCCGCCGTGGCATCGGTCAACATCATAGTGCAAGGCCAATGA
- the moaC gene encoding cyclic pyranopterin monophosphate synthase MoaC, translating to MTGLTHLDDDGAARMVDVGAKAVTAREAIASGRIDMSVTAARAIADGLVKKGDVLAVARVAGIMAAKRTADLIPLCHPIALSAVTVDFSLDDSGVTVTATARTAGQTGVEMEALTAASVALLTVYDMAKALDKSMIIGGVCLIAKTGGKSGDWRRTP from the coding sequence ATGACCGGACTCACCCATCTGGACGACGACGGCGCGGCCCGGATGGTCGATGTCGGGGCCAAGGCGGTCACGGCACGCGAGGCCATAGCCTCCGGCCGGATCGACATGAGCGTGACGGCAGCCAGAGCCATCGCCGACGGCCTGGTGAAAAAGGGCGACGTGCTCGCCGTGGCGCGCGTGGCGGGCATCATGGCCGCCAAGCGCACCGCCGACCTTATCCCGCTCTGCCACCCGATCGCGCTGAGCGCCGTGACAGTCGATTTCTCCCTTGACGACAGCGGCGTCACCGTGACCGCCACCGCCCGCACAGCCGGCCAAACCGGCGTGGAGATGGAGGCGCTGACCGCGGCCTCCGTCGCGCTGCTTACCGTCTACGACATGGCCAAGGCGCTGGATAAGTCCATGATAATCGGCGGCGTCTGCCTGATCGCCAAGACCGGCGGCAAATCCGGCGACTGGCGGCGCACGCCATGA
- a CDS encoding tetratricopeptide repeat protein produces the protein MKKVAVIMGLALAAMTPNMAQAAAEGQDVVVVGGPEGSLAAKALASGRFDAALRKLQPMQVYGENDPARLINLGNAYAGVGRMAQAREAYRSARFAPETTLVLANGTEESSRSVALRALSRLNPSYAMR, from the coding sequence ATGAAGAAGGTCGCTGTAATCATGGGTCTGGCGCTGGCGGCGATGACGCCGAACATGGCCCAGGCGGCGGCCGAAGGGCAGGACGTCGTGGTCGTGGGTGGTCCCGAAGGCAGCCTGGCCGCCAAGGCGCTGGCCAGCGGCCGCTTCGATGCGGCGCTGCGCAAGCTGCAGCCTATGCAGGTCTATGGCGAGAATGACCCGGCCCGCCTCATCAATCTTGGCAACGCCTATGCGGGCGTCGGCCGCATGGCCCAGGCGCGTGAAGCCTATCGTTCCGCTCGCTTCGCGCCGGAAACGACGCTCGTGCTGGCCAATGGCACGGAAGAATCCTCGCGCTCGGTCGCGCTGCGGGCGCTCAGCCGTCTCAATCCCAGCTACGCGATGCGTTGA
- a CDS encoding anthranilate synthase component II, with translation MILVIDNYDSFTWNLVHYLMELGAQVEVVRNDAISAGQALSSGAKAFLLSPGPCTPNEAGVSLDLVAACADAGAPLLGVCLGHQSIGQHFGGKVVRGGLMHGKTSPVTHDGTGLFAGLPSPFTATRYHSLIVEDIPDSLVVNATSEDGSVMGFRHATLPIHSVQFHPESIATEHGHDMLANFMEIAGIPVRQREAA, from the coding sequence ATGATCCTCGTCATCGACAATTATGACAGCTTCACCTGGAACCTGGTCCATTATCTGATGGAACTGGGCGCGCAGGTGGAGGTCGTCCGCAACGACGCCATTTCGGCGGGCCAGGCCCTGTCCAGCGGCGCAAAGGCATTCCTGCTTTCGCCCGGTCCCTGCACCCCCAATGAAGCAGGCGTCAGCCTGGACCTCGTCGCGGCCTGCGCCGACGCGGGCGCGCCGCTGCTGGGCGTGTGCCTGGGTCACCAGTCGATCGGCCAGCATTTCGGCGGCAAGGTGGTGCGCGGCGGGCTGATGCACGGCAAGACCTCGCCCGTCACCCATGACGGCACCGGCCTGTTCGCAGGTCTGCCCTCGCCCTTCACCGCGACCCGCTATCACTCGCTGATCGTGGAGGATATTCCCGACAGCCTGGTGGTGAACGCGACCAGCGAAGACGGATCGGTCATGGGCTTCCGCCACGCGACCCTGCCGATCCATTCGGTGCAGTTCCATCCCGAAAGCATCGCCACCGAACATGGCCATGACATGCTGGCCAATTTCATGGAGATTGCAGGCATCCCTGTGCGTCAGCGCGAAGCGGCCTGA
- the trpD gene encoding anthranilate phosphoribosyltransferase, translated as MTRLPDPSLPLAPDAAAQAFDLLFDADLPEADIAAFLVTMARRGESAVEIAAAARAMRARMITVGAPDGAIDVCGTGGDGHHTLNVSTAVSLVVAAAGVPVAKHGNRAASSKAGAADTLEALGLDLDRAAATAEATLADLGICFLFAQNYHPALKRLGPIRKAIGERTIFNLMGPLANPARVRRQLIGIARPAYVPIYAQALADLGVDHAMIISGDEGLDELSLASGNDMAEVKGHDLVAMHRLTAAELGLSTQPVEAIRGGDAAHNAAALRALLQGEPGAYRDAVLLNAAAALVVADAVPDLREGVEEAAETIDRGLANALLNCWIAYT; from the coding sequence ATGACACGCCTGCCCGATCCTTCCCTACCGCTCGCACCCGACGCCGCAGCCCAGGCCTTCGACCTGCTGTTCGACGCCGACCTTCCCGAAGCGGACATTGCCGCCTTCCTCGTCACCATGGCGCGCCGGGGCGAAAGCGCGGTGGAGATCGCCGCCGCCGCCCGCGCCATGCGGGCGCGCATGATAACGGTCGGCGCGCCCGACGGCGCGATCGACGTCTGCGGCACCGGCGGCGACGGCCATCATACGCTGAACGTCTCCACAGCCGTCTCGCTCGTTGTCGCGGCGGCGGGCGTGCCCGTCGCCAAACATGGCAACCGCGCCGCCTCTTCCAAGGCTGGCGCGGCCGATACGCTGGAGGCGCTGGGCCTCGACCTCGATCGGGCCGCCGCCACCGCCGAAGCGACGCTGGCCGATCTCGGCATCTGCTTCCTCTTCGCCCAGAATTATCATCCCGCGCTCAAGCGGCTCGGCCCGATCCGCAAGGCGATCGGCGAACGCACCATCTTCAACCTGATGGGGCCGCTCGCCAATCCGGCCAGGGTTCGACGCCAGCTCATCGGCATCGCTCGGCCGGCCTATGTCCCCATCTATGCGCAGGCGCTTGCCGACCTGGGCGTCGATCATGCCATGATCATCTCCGGCGACGAAGGACTGGATGAACTCTCGCTCGCCAGCGGCAACGACATGGCGGAAGTGAAGGGCCATGACCTCGTCGCCATGCACCGCCTGACCGCCGCCGAACTGGGCCTTTCCACCCAGCCGGTCGAGGCGATCCGTGGCGGCGATGCCGCCCATAACGCCGCTGCGCTCCGTGCCCTGCTGCAAGGCGAACCGGGCGCCTATCGCGACGCCGTGCTGCTCAACGCGGCCGCGGCGCTTGTCGTCGCCGACGCCGTCCCCGATCTGCGCGAAGGCGTGGAGGAGGCCGCCGAAACCATCGACCGCGGCCTTGCCAACGCGCTCCTCAATTGCTGGATTGCCTATACATGA
- a CDS encoding prolyl hydroxylase family protein, with amino-acid sequence MPDLTAPPPAPTATDADPAWIAAHPRIQRVPNRELTLFIQRHFLDAEECAGLIARIDAKRRPSTIADANGDGYFRTSETCDLDHADPFVAAINARLDAFAGIAAPYGEPIQGQRYDVGQEFKAHTDYFDPKGSDYAKYCSVAGNRTWTLMVYLNEPMAGGATRFTKIGKTVQPETGKLLAWNNRNASGEPNPASLHHGMKVRSGVKHVITKWYRERPWG; translated from the coding sequence ATGCCGGACCTGACCGCCCCGCCCCCCGCCCCAACGGCAACCGATGCCGACCCGGCCTGGATCGCCGCCCATCCGCGCATCCAGCGGGTGCCCAACCGTGAACTGACGCTCTTCATCCAGCGCCATTTCCTGGACGCGGAAGAATGCGCCGGGCTGATCGCGCGAATCGATGCCAAACGGCGGCCGTCCACCATTGCGGACGCCAATGGCGACGGCTATTTTCGCACCAGCGAGACCTGCGACCTCGATCATGCCGATCCTTTCGTCGCCGCGATCAATGCGCGGCTGGACGCTTTCGCGGGGATAGCCGCGCCCTATGGCGAACCGATCCAGGGCCAGCGCTACGACGTGGGCCAGGAATTCAAGGCGCATACCGACTATTTCGATCCGAAGGGGTCGGACTATGCGAAATATTGTTCGGTGGCGGGCAATCGCACCTGGACGTTGATGGTCTATCTGAACGAACCCATGGCCGGCGGCGCGACCCGCTTCACCAAGATCGGCAAGACCGTCCAGCCGGAAACCGGCAAATTACTCGCCTGGAACAACCGCAACGCATCGGGCGAGCCGAACCCCGCCAGCCTCCATCACGGCATGAAGGTGCGGTCTGGGGTGAAGCATGTCATCACCAAATGGTATCGCGAGCGCCCCTGGGGCTGA
- a CDS encoding TonB-dependent receptor domain-containing protein produces MSKPLSLARLLLISTALVAPMAMAQTDASQAGGATTGDAGMSSTPSAADEADAQSGNVDVSIPGSDIIVTGRRNSNISQSAPQVVNVLSAADIKRTGEGDIAGSLQRVTGLSVVSGGYVYVRGLGDRYSLALLNGSPLPSPEPLKRVVPLDLFPTSVIASTLVQKSFSANFPGEFGGGVINLTTKAIPTESYLEFGVGSSANTETSGQLGYTYYGAKSDWTGFDDSSRDVPPLLKQAFGAGVPFANIERADQQAIAMQFLNSKTSVVQRTNSLPFNFSGTLNAGTAFDIGDARLGVIATAGYSNKWRTRDNLQQASLTVSEGAGKSAHQVVTDNQVTVNGLLGFGLEWGDQKVRWTNLYIRDTLKRASLAVGQNDGQIQGADYLTQQTAWYERQLIDTQFTGEFKFNDMISLDLRGGYANSQREAPYEREFVYVRTNRDLATDPVGDRFVNALNRQRGDASVTFSDLNEDLWSGGADLSFKIAPKFVVTGGYAYTDTKRTSSRYELHFDAVNLPIPVQQLRPDYLLSDATIQLYDLGLLDFSGNYPVYDAAMRVHAGYGQVKAELFPGFSIDAGVRYESGRQSVTGVDVYATGVTPFNQIKNDYWLPAVTLTFDAGGGLQFRASGSKTLARPQFRELIAQPFIDTDSNRFYRGNPFLQDSELWNADIRAEWYMGREERLTASAFYKKIKNPIETYTTISDTYAVTTSFANAPEATLYGAEFEAQKYIPLDGMDSAFFQSRRVALIANYTYTQSKLKVSDGDTTIPYTYTTGDLPAASDYFVDGAPLTGQSDHLVNLQLGLEDTEKLSQQTLLLTYASPRVTSRGPNLQPDIKEKPGVQLDFVARQGVKLPGGINSEVKFEARNILGRKFQEFQEQDGNKVYYNRYKIGTTIAASLTVAF; encoded by the coding sequence ATGTCGAAGCCGCTCAGTCTGGCGCGCCTGCTCCTGATTTCCACCGCGCTGGTCGCTCCCATGGCGATGGCGCAGACCGATGCCAGCCAAGCTGGCGGGGCGACCACCGGCGATGCCGGCATGTCGAGCACGCCCAGCGCCGCCGACGAAGCCGATGCGCAGTCGGGCAATGTCGACGTGTCGATCCCCGGCTCCGACATCATCGTCACCGGCCGTCGCAACAGCAACATCTCGCAGTCCGCGCCGCAGGTGGTCAACGTCCTGTCCGCCGCCGACATCAAGCGTACGGGCGAAGGCGACATCGCCGGTTCGTTGCAGCGCGTCACCGGCCTGTCGGTCGTATCGGGCGGCTATGTCTATGTCCGCGGCCTGGGCGATCGCTATTCGCTCGCCCTGCTGAACGGTTCGCCGCTGCCCAGCCCCGAACCGCTCAAGCGCGTGGTGCCGCTCGACCTCTTCCCCACCAGCGTGATCGCATCGACCCTGGTGCAGAAGAGCTTTTCGGCCAACTTCCCCGGTGAATTCGGCGGTGGCGTCATCAACCTGACGACCAAGGCGATCCCGACCGAATCCTATCTGGAATTCGGCGTCGGCAGCTCGGCCAACACCGAAACCTCGGGCCAGCTCGGCTACACCTATTATGGCGCCAAGTCCGACTGGACCGGCTTCGACGACAGCTCGCGCGACGTGCCGCCGCTGCTCAAGCAGGCCTTCGGCGCCGGCGTGCCCTTCGCGAATATCGAACGCGCCGACCAGCAGGCGATCGCGATGCAGTTCCTCAACAGCAAGACCTCGGTCGTGCAACGGACGAACAGCCTGCCCTTCAACTTCTCCGGCACGCTGAATGCCGGCACCGCGTTCGATATCGGCGATGCGCGCCTGGGCGTCATCGCCACGGCGGGCTACAGCAACAAGTGGCGCACCCGCGACAACCTGCAGCAGGCGTCGCTGACCGTGTCGGAAGGCGCGGGCAAGAGCGCCCATCAGGTCGTCACCGACAATCAGGTGACGGTCAACGGCCTGCTGGGCTTCGGCCTGGAATGGGGCGACCAGAAGGTTCGCTGGACCAACCTCTATATTCGCGACACGTTGAAGCGCGCGTCGCTCGCGGTCGGCCAGAATGACGGCCAGATCCAGGGCGCCGATTATCTCACGCAACAGACCGCCTGGTATGAGCGGCAGCTGATCGACACCCAGTTCACCGGCGAATTCAAGTTCAACGACATGATCAGCCTCGACCTGCGCGGCGGCTATGCCAATTCGCAACGCGAAGCGCCCTATGAGCGGGAATTCGTCTATGTCCGCACCAATCGCGATCTGGCGACCGATCCGGTCGGCGATCGCTTCGTCAACGCGCTCAACCGCCAGCGCGGCGACGCTTCGGTCACCTTCAGCGATCTGAACGAAGATCTCTGGTCGGGCGGCGCGGACCTGAGCTTCAAGATCGCACCCAAATTCGTCGTGACGGGCGGCTACGCCTATACCGATACGAAGCGGACCTCGTCGCGCTACGAACTGCATTTCGACGCAGTCAACCTGCCGATCCCGGTGCAGCAACTTCGTCCCGACTATCTGCTGTCGGACGCGACGATCCAGCTCTATGATCTGGGTCTGCTCGACTTCTCCGGCAACTATCCGGTCTATGACGCCGCCATGCGCGTCCATGCCGGCTATGGTCAGGTGAAGGCCGAACTCTTCCCCGGCTTCAGCATCGACGCGGGTGTCCGCTACGAAAGCGGCCGCCAGTCGGTGACGGGCGTGGACGTCTATGCGACCGGCGTGACGCCCTTCAACCAGATCAAGAACGACTATTGGTTGCCCGCGGTCACACTGACCTTCGACGCGGGTGGCGGCCTGCAATTCCGCGCATCGGGTTCCAAGACGCTCGCCCGCCCGCAGTTCCGCGAACTGATCGCCCAGCCGTTCATCGACACCGACTCCAACCGCTTCTACCGCGGCAATCCGTTCCTGCAGGACAGCGAGCTGTGGAATGCGGACATCCGCGCCGAATGGTATATGGGTCGCGAGGAACGCCTCACCGCATCGGCCTTCTACAAGAAGATCAAGAATCCGATCGAAACCTACACCACCATCAGCGACACCTATGCGGTGACGACCAGCTTCGCCAACGCGCCGGAAGCCACGCTCTACGGCGCCGAGTTCGAAGCGCAGAAATATATCCCGCTCGACGGGATGGATTCGGCCTTCTTCCAGAGCCGCCGGGTCGCGCTGATCGCCAACTATACCTACACCCAGTCCAAGCTGAAGGTGAGCGACGGGGACACCACCATCCCCTATACCTACACCACCGGCGACCTGCCTGCTGCGTCGGACTATTTCGTCGACGGCGCGCCGCTGACGGGCCAGTCGGACCATCTGGTCAACCTGCAACTGGGCCTGGAAGACACCGAAAAACTGTCGCAGCAGACGCTGTTGCTGACCTATGCCAGCCCGCGCGTCACCAGCCGCGGTCCCAATCTGCAGCCCGACATCAAGGAAAAGCCGGGCGTTCAGCTCGACTTCGTCGCGCGGCAGGGTGTGAAGCTGCCCGGCGGCATCAACAGCGAAGTCAAGTTCGAAGCGCGCAACATTTTGGGCCGCAAGTTCCAGGAGTTCCAGGAGCAGGACGGCAACAAGGTCTATTATAACCGCTACAAGATCGGCACCACGATCGCGGCCTCGCTCACCGTGGCCTTCTGA
- a CDS encoding NRDE family protein, with protein MCIMAMAWAAHPRWRLILIGNRDEYHARPAAPLARWGDRKGLIAGRDLQSGGTWLGVSEAGRTAIVTNLRGYGGPQPDRASRGALVTDLLAGDGAYVDVAQARLEDFNPFNLILVEADRADFLTNRPQPLRTRLTPGLYGLSNGALDAPWPKTLALKTALLGWLTEDADDPAALFEALRRKNLPDAGIAPATPSDAPDEAAASPIFIRNPLYGTRCSTVIAVDRDGRGQIVERRFDRDGGDTGETRLGFRW; from the coding sequence ATGTGCATCATGGCCATGGCCTGGGCGGCGCATCCGCGCTGGCGCCTCATCCTGATCGGCAATCGCGATGAATATCATGCGCGCCCCGCCGCCCCGCTCGCCCGCTGGGGCGACCGCAAGGGCCTGATCGCCGGGCGCGACCTGCAATCGGGCGGCACATGGCTTGGCGTATCGGAAGCGGGCCGGACCGCGATCGTCACCAATTTGCGCGGCTATGGCGGCCCGCAGCCGGACCGCGCCTCCCGCGGCGCGCTCGTGACGGACCTGCTGGCGGGCGACGGCGCCTATGTCGATGTCGCACAGGCGCGGCTGGAGGATTTCAACCCGTTCAACCTGATTCTGGTCGAAGCCGATCGCGCCGATTTTCTCACCAATCGTCCGCAACCGCTGCGCACGCGGCTGACGCCGGGCCTGTACGGCCTGTCCAACGGCGCGCTCGACGCGCCATGGCCCAAGACGCTGGCGCTCAAAACCGCCCTGCTCGGTTGGCTGACCGAAGATGCCGATGACCCGGCCGCCCTGTTCGAGGCACTGCGCCGGAAAAACCTGCCCGACGCCGGCATCGCCCCCGCCACGCCCTCAGACGCTCCCGACGAAGCCGCCGCCTCCCCCATCTTCATCCGCAACCCGCTCTATGGCACGCGCTGCAGCACCGTCATCGCCGTCGATCGCGACGGTCGGGGCCAGATCGTGGAACGCCGCTTCGACCGCGACGGCGGCGATACGGGCGAAACCCGGCTCGGCTTCCGCTGGTGA